In one Pygocentrus nattereri isolate fPygNat1 chromosome 21, fPygNat1.pri, whole genome shotgun sequence genomic region, the following are encoded:
- the cpne1 gene encoding copine-1 isoform X1 — protein MANQCVTKIELSISCKNLLDKDVGSKSDPLCVLLQSVGDDKWTEVDRTEKVKNCQDPEFSKRLCIDYYFEKVQKLKLGVYDIDNKSVDLKDDDYLGGYECTLGQIVSSKKITNPLQLKIGKPAGKGTITIVAEEVKDNRAIVLEVEARNLDKKDLFGKSDPFLEFFKQDDDGKWLLVHRTEVIKNNLNPSWKKLTVSLHTFCSGDLNKPIKVHCSDYDNDGSHDLIGVFQTNVSELLKADSGSAVEFECIHPEKQKKKKSYKNSGVVRIKYCKIEAQYTFLDYVMGGCQINFTVGIDFTGSNGDPRSPESLHYLSPNGVNQYLTAIWSVGQVIQDYDTDKLFPAFGFGAQVPPDFKVSHEFSLNFNPSSPYCQGIDGIVQAYRMALPQVRLYGPTNFSPIINHVARIAATAAQQQNAAQYFVLLIITDGEITDLDQTKQAIVNSSKLPMSIIIVGVGEADFKAMEVLDGDNGVLKSPTGEPVARDIVQFVPFKDFANATRESLAQTVLAEVPNQLVSYFKMRNLSPVNPPAPRK, from the exons ATGGCGAACCAGTGTGTGACCAAGATCGAGCTTTCCATATCCTGTAAAAATCTCCTGGATAAAGATGTGGGCTCTAAGTCGGATCCCCTGTGCGTCCTTCTGCAGAGTGTGGGCGATGACAAGTGGACGGAG GTGGACCGCACAGAGAAAGTGAAGAACTGCCAGGATCCAGAGTTCTCTAAGAGGCTATGTATTGACTATTATTTTGAGAAAGTGCAGAAGCTGAAGCTGGGTGTCTACGACATTGACAACAAGTCTGTAGACTTAAAAGATGATGACTATTTGGGAGGTTATGAGTGCACCCTTGGCCAG ATTGTGTCAAGTAAGAAGATTACTAACCCCCTTCAACTTAAGATAGGCAAACCAGCTGGCAAAGGCACTATAACG ATTGTGGCAGAGGAAGTGAAGGATAACAGAGCCATTGTGCTGGAGGTGGAAGCCAGAAACCTGGACAAGAAG GACTTGTTTGGTAAATCTGATCCTTTCCTTGAGTTCTTCAAGCAAGATGACGATGGCAAATGGCTGCTAGTCCACAGGACAGAg GTCATTAAGAATAATTTGAATCCATCCTGGAAAAAGTtgactgtttctctgcatacattcTGTAGTGGTGACTTAAACAAACCAATCAAG GTCCACTGCTCTGACTATGATAATGATGGCTCACATGATCTGATTGGCGTTTTCCAAACTAATGTGTCCGAGCTTCTGAAAGCAGACAGTGGTTCTGCG GTGGAGTTTGAGTGTATTCATccagagaagcagaagaagaaaaagagctATAAGAATTCTGGTGTGGTCCGCATTAAATATTGCAAG ATTGAAGCCCAGTACACATTCCTGGATTATGTGATGGGAGGTTGCCAAATCAATTTCACG GTGGGAATAGATTTCACTGGCTCTAATGGAGATCCTCGCTCTCCTGAATCTTTGCACTACCTAAGTCCCAATGGCGTGAACCAGTACCTTACTGCCATCTGGTCTGTGGGCCAGGTGATTCAGGACTATGACAC gGACAAACTATTTCCTGCTTTTGGATTTGGTGCTCAAGTGCCTCCAGATTTCAAG GTGTCGCATGAGTTTTCTCTGAACTTCAACCCCAGCAGCCCCTATTGCCAAG GAATAGATGGAATTGTGCAGGCATATCGCATGGCTCTGCCACAAGTCCGACTTTATGGCCCCACTAACTTCTCCCCTATCATCAACCATGTAGCCCGCATCGCTGCCACAGCTGCTCAACAGCAAAACGCAGCG CAATACTTTGTGCTGTTGATCATAACTGATGGAGAGATCACTGATCTGGACCAGACAAAGCAAGCCATAGTGAACAGCTCCAAGCTGCCCATGTCCATTATCATAGTGGGTGTCGGAGAAGCTGACTTCAAGGCCATGGAGGTTCTGGACGGTGATAACGGTGTGCTTAAATCTCCAACTGGAGAGCCAGTGGCCAGAGACATCGTTCAGTTCGTACCTTTCAAAGACTTCGCCAAT GCTACTAGAGAATCTCTGGCTCAGACAGTCCTAGCTGAGGTGCCCAATCAACTGGTGTCATACTTCAAGATGAGAAATCTCAGCCCAGTTAATCCTCCTGCTCCCAGGAAGTAG
- the rbm12 gene encoding RNA-binding protein 12 gives MAVVIRLQGLPIVAGTMDIRHFFSGLTIPDGGVHIVGGEHGEAFIVFATDEDARLGMMRTGGSIKGSKVSLLLSSKTEMQNMIELSRRRFETGSAEGSAGNGNRSGPPTSTGGSGRGSLPTTAQGFSNTASTTATTAVSTNEPVNNKNAPAFASTTMGNMPANFNNFSSPSLSVGSTMTTAMSSLSSVPPPIPPLPTMPTLPPMPPMPVPPPVSTLPPVPAVNPLTSVPPVPPMTHMPHLSAIPPFNPGVPPPVGPVTGGLAASGPPLSLGNPNPMFLNPLNPLNPLSLQAHLKSAVGNPDELYVQLQGLPFSASEIEIRDFFHGLGVDSVRILRDNLGRSNGRALVKFFTPQDSFESLKRNSGMIGQRYVEISPATERQWRDSQGSSIGHDKLGNDSEHNRHHHHHHHHRGSASSSSPSGRERARSRSPHKQEFCVYLKGLPYEAENKQIFEFFKNLDIVEDSIYIAYGPNGRATGEGFVEFRNEMDYKAALGCHMQYMGSRFIQVHPISKKNMFEKIDTIRKRLQGSQGDQKGGSSEGGRGARTCAHITNIPYNVSKKDVRLFLDGIQLFEDSLKVLVDGNGNGLGQAVVQFKSEEDALKAERLHRQKLNGRDAFVHLVTFDQMKEVERNPPPQTKRGQKAQANSLAHAHAQAQAQAQAQAQAQAQAQAQAQAQIQAQAPHAFPGMTGEEFSFLRNAVGSLGNGPPFVNPFAAPGNGLAGPPPLPPLGTTLGDVALPVPPPMVGGHLPGPVLEPPVFRPSGSSAPPGFVGAPESLRGMSPFDNGSSRKSTSQNRGGSQGRSGGSQPAFGPSSENLRGSSSGGPGTPRPTIVKIQNMPFTVTVDEILDFFYGYKVLPGSVCLQFSEKGLPTGEAMVAFDSHDEAMAAVMDLNDRPIGARKVKITMG, from the coding sequence ATGGCTGTGGTCATCCGTTTGCAGGGTCTCCCCATTGTGGCGGGCACCATGGACATTCGCCATTTCTTCTCCGGACTGACCATCCCGGATGGTGGTGTGCATATTGTAGGGGGTGAACATGGTGAAGCATTTATCGTGTTTGCCACTGATGAAGATGCAAGACTTGGAATGATGCGAACAGGGGGGTCGATCAAAGGTTCCAAGGTCTCGCTGTTGCTCAGCAGCAAAACAGAGATGCAGAACATGATTGAGTTAAGCCGTAGGCGTTTTGAAACTGGTAGTGCAGAAGGGTCTGCAGGAAATGGCAACAGATCAGGGCCACCTACGTCTACTGGGGGAAGTGGAAGGGGTAGCTTGCCAACCACTGCACAGGGTTTTAGTAATACCGCTTCGACCACAGCCACCACAGCTGTTTCAACAAACGAGCCTGTGAACAACAAAAATGCCCCAGCTTTTGCCTCTACAACCATGGGCAACATGCCTGCCAACTTCAATAATTTCAGCAGCCCAAGTCTTAGTGTGGGGTCCACTATGACTACTGCCATGTCCTCTTTAAGTTCTGTACCTCCTCCCATACCTCCCTTGCCCACTATGCCAACCTTACCACCCATGCCACCCATGCCAGTTCCACCACCAGTGTCCACTTTACCCCCAGTACCAGCTGTTAACCCTCTCACCTCAGTGCCTCCAGTCCCTCCCATGACACACATGCCACACCTCTCTGCTATTCCTCCTTTTAATCCAGGTGTTCCTCCTCCAGTTGGCCCTGTGACCGGTGGTCTTGCTGCTTCAGGTCCACCACTGTCTCTCGGAAACCCAAATCCAATGTTCCTGAACCCACTGAACCCTCTAAATCCCCTCAGTCTCCAGGCTCATTTAAAGTCAGCAGTGGGCAACCCAGATGAGTTGTATGTACAGCTTCAAGGCCTTCCTTTCAGTGCATCTGAAATTGAAATTAGAGACTTTTTCCATGGATTAGGGGTTGACTCTGTTAGAATACTCAGAGACAACCTGGGCAGAAGCAATGGCAGGGCTTTGGTAAAGTTTTTTACACCCCAGGATTCCTTTGAGTCTCTCAAACGAAACAGTGGAATGATAGGCCAAAGGTATGTAGAAATATCTCCTGCTACAGAGAGGCAGTGGAGAGATAGTCAAGGATCAAGCATAGGACACGATAAACTGGGTAATGACTCTGAACATAATcggcatcatcatcatcatcatcatcatcgtggGAGTGCCAGTTCAAGTTCCCCTTCAGGTCGAGAACGTGCTAGGTCCCGTTCACCTCACAAACAGGAAttctgtgtgtatttaaaaGGGCTTCCATAtgaagcagaaaacaaacagataTTTGAGTTTTTCAAAAACTTAGACATTGTTGAAGACAGTATTTATATTGCATATGGACCTAATGGCAGGGCGACTGGAGAGGGTTTTGTAGAGTTCCGAAATGAAATGGACTACAAAGCTGCCCTTGGGTGCCATATGCAGTACATGGGTAGTCGATTCATACAGGTGCATCCCAtctcaaagaaaaacatgtttgaaaagATAGATACAATCCGCAAAAGGTTGCAGGGATCTCAGGGTGATCAGAAAGGTGGCTCATCTGAGGGAGGAAGGGGTGCCAGAACTTGTGCTCACATTACAAACATCCCCTATAACGTATCAAAGAAAGACGTTCGACTGTTTCTAGATGGCATTCAGTTGTTTGAGGACAGCCTCAAAGTACTAGTTGACGGCAATGGTAATGGCCTTGGCCAAGCTGTGGTGCAGTTTAAATCTGAAGAGGATGCCCTAAAAGCTGAGCGATTACACAGGCAAAAGCTAAATGGCAGGGATGCCTTCGTCCACTTGGTCACGTTTGATCAGATGAAAGAGGTTGAGAGAAACCCTCCCCCACAGACCAAAAGAGGACAGAAAGCACAAGCAAATTCCCTTGCTCATGCACATGCCCAAGCCCAGGCCCAGGCCCAAGCACAAGCCCAGGCCCAGGCCCAGGCGCAAGCACAAGCACAAGCCCAGATCCAAGCCCAAGCTCCACATGCTTTTCCTGGAATGACTGGGGAGGAGTTCAGTTTTCTTCGAAATGCTGTAGGGAGCCTTGGTAATGGCCCTCCTTTTGTCAATCCATTTGCTGCTCCAGGTAACGGACTGGCAGGTCCACCACCTCTGCCGCCATTGGGCACCACTTTGGGCGATGTTGCGCTTCCTGTTCCTCCACCTATGGTTGGAGGACATTTACCAGGGCCTGTGTTAGAGCCCCCTGTATTCCGGCCTAGTGGAAGCAGTGCACCTCCTGGCTTTGTTGGTGCACCAGAGAGCCTGCGTGGCATGTCACCTTTCGATAATGGATCATCAAGGAAGAGTACAAGTCAGAACCGTGGTGGGAGCCAGGGGCGTTCAGGAGGGTCTCAACCTGCTTTTGGGCCATCCTCTGAAAATCTCAGGGGATCATCAAGTGGTGGTCCAGGTACTCCCAGGCCAACCATTGTCAAAATCCAAAATATGCCTTTTACAGTCACGGTTGATGAAATATTAGATTTCTTTTATGGATACAAAGTGTTGCCTGGCTCGGTATGCTTGCAATTCAGTGAGAAAGGACTGCCCACAGGGGAAGCAATGGTTGCATTTGATTCACATGATGAAGCAATGGCTGCTGTAATGGACCTGAATGATAGGCCAATTGGTGCGAGGAAAGTAAAGATCACTATGGGGTGA
- the cpne1 gene encoding copine-1 isoform X2, which yields MANQCVTKIELSISCKNLLDKDVGSKSDPLCVLLQSVGDDKWTEVDRTEKVKNCQDPEFSKRLCIDYYFEKVQKLKLGVYDIDNKSVDLKDDDYLGGYECTLGQIVSSKKITNPLQLKIGKPAGKGTITIVAEEVKDNRAIVLEVEARNLDKKDLFGKSDPFLEFFKQDDDGKWLLVHRTEVIKNNLNPSWKKLTVSLHTFCSGDLNKPIKVACYDKDEDTSSDLIGEFTCSAASLLQAKDQGVEFECIHPEKQKKKKSYKNSGVVRIKYCKIEAQYTFLDYVMGGCQINFTVGIDFTGSNGDPRSPESLHYLSPNGVNQYLTAIWSVGQVIQDYDTDKLFPAFGFGAQVPPDFKVSHEFSLNFNPSSPYCQGIDGIVQAYRMALPQVRLYGPTNFSPIINHVARIAATAAQQQNAAQYFVLLIITDGEITDLDQTKQAIVNSSKLPMSIIIVGVGEADFKAMEVLDGDNGVLKSPTGEPVARDIVQFVPFKDFANATRESLAQTVLAEVPNQLVSYFKMRNLSPVNPPAPRK from the exons ATGGCGAACCAGTGTGTGACCAAGATCGAGCTTTCCATATCCTGTAAAAATCTCCTGGATAAAGATGTGGGCTCTAAGTCGGATCCCCTGTGCGTCCTTCTGCAGAGTGTGGGCGATGACAAGTGGACGGAG GTGGACCGCACAGAGAAAGTGAAGAACTGCCAGGATCCAGAGTTCTCTAAGAGGCTATGTATTGACTATTATTTTGAGAAAGTGCAGAAGCTGAAGCTGGGTGTCTACGACATTGACAACAAGTCTGTAGACTTAAAAGATGATGACTATTTGGGAGGTTATGAGTGCACCCTTGGCCAG ATTGTGTCAAGTAAGAAGATTACTAACCCCCTTCAACTTAAGATAGGCAAACCAGCTGGCAAAGGCACTATAACG ATTGTGGCAGAGGAAGTGAAGGATAACAGAGCCATTGTGCTGGAGGTGGAAGCCAGAAACCTGGACAAGAAG GACTTGTTTGGTAAATCTGATCCTTTCCTTGAGTTCTTCAAGCAAGATGACGATGGCAAATGGCTGCTAGTCCACAGGACAGAg GTCATTAAGAATAATTTGAATCCATCCTGGAAAAAGTtgactgtttctctgcatacattcTGTAGTGGTGACTTAAACAAACCAATCAAG GTGGCTTGTTATGATAAGGATGAGGACACCAGCTCTGACTTAATAGGAGAGTTCACTTGCTCCGCAGCCAGTCTGTTGCAGGCAAAGGACCAGGGG GTGGAGTTTGAGTGTATTCATccagagaagcagaagaagaaaaagagctATAAGAATTCTGGTGTGGTCCGCATTAAATATTGCAAG ATTGAAGCCCAGTACACATTCCTGGATTATGTGATGGGAGGTTGCCAAATCAATTTCACG GTGGGAATAGATTTCACTGGCTCTAATGGAGATCCTCGCTCTCCTGAATCTTTGCACTACCTAAGTCCCAATGGCGTGAACCAGTACCTTACTGCCATCTGGTCTGTGGGCCAGGTGATTCAGGACTATGACAC gGACAAACTATTTCCTGCTTTTGGATTTGGTGCTCAAGTGCCTCCAGATTTCAAG GTGTCGCATGAGTTTTCTCTGAACTTCAACCCCAGCAGCCCCTATTGCCAAG GAATAGATGGAATTGTGCAGGCATATCGCATGGCTCTGCCACAAGTCCGACTTTATGGCCCCACTAACTTCTCCCCTATCATCAACCATGTAGCCCGCATCGCTGCCACAGCTGCTCAACAGCAAAACGCAGCG CAATACTTTGTGCTGTTGATCATAACTGATGGAGAGATCACTGATCTGGACCAGACAAAGCAAGCCATAGTGAACAGCTCCAAGCTGCCCATGTCCATTATCATAGTGGGTGTCGGAGAAGCTGACTTCAAGGCCATGGAGGTTCTGGACGGTGATAACGGTGTGCTTAAATCTCCAACTGGAGAGCCAGTGGCCAGAGACATCGTTCAGTTCGTACCTTTCAAAGACTTCGCCAAT GCTACTAGAGAATCTCTGGCTCAGACAGTCCTAGCTGAGGTGCCCAATCAACTGGTGTCATACTTCAAGATGAGAAATCTCAGCCCAGTTAATCCTCCTGCTCCCAGGAAGTAG